Part of the Jatrophihabitans sp. GAS493 genome, GTGACGCTGCTGCTGGTGCGCAACGCCCGGCGCCGGGGCCGCCCGCTCTGGAGCGCCGCGGTCTGGGCCTGGTGCCCGATCGCGGTGCTGGAACTGGCCAACGACGCCCACATCGAGGGGATCGCGGTGCTGCTGAGCATCGCCGGCGTGCTGGCCAGTGCACGGGGACGAGACCGGGCCGCCGCCCTCTGGGTGGGGGCAGCCATTGCGACCAAGCTCTATCCGGCGCTACTGCTGCCGGCCCTCATGCGCCGCCGGCCCGGGCTGGTGGCCGGCACAGCGGTCGGCTTCGTGGCGCTGAGCTATGTCCCGCACGTCCTGGCCGTCGGTCGCGAGGTGATCGGCTACCTGCCGGGCTACCTGCAGGAGGGGGACTACCTCGACGGCGGGCGGTTCCTGCTCCTGAACGTGGTCTTCCCCGAGGCAGTCTCGCCGTATGTCGCCGTACTGCTGCTGGCGGCGATCGCGGTGGCGGTCTGGCGGCGGGGCGATCCGCAGCGCCCGGAGCTGGGGTCACTGCTGATGGTGGGCGCATTCTTCCTGATCGCGACGCCGGACCTGAGTTGGTATTCGCTGCTGCTGCTGGCCCTCTGCGCGCTCGCGGTACGGCCGGAGTGGCTCGGCGTCGTGGCGGCGCCGACGCTCATCTACCTTGGCGTGAAACTGCACTGGGACCCGACGGTCGTCGGGGTATGGGCCTACGCCGCCGGCGGGCTACTCGTCGCCGCGGTCGCGCTCGGCCGGCACCGCAGCGACCGTCACGGTCGCGGTTACGAGGTCCCGCTGCTGGGGCAGCGCGTCGCCCGGTTCTGGCAGGTCGACGCTCGGTGAGCGGAGCTCGTCGATACGCACGAGTGTCACGCCGGCCAGCATCAGAGCGCCCCCGACGAACTGGATCGGAGCCGGCACCTGGCCGAGCAGGATCCAGGCGAAGATGACCGCGAAGAGCACCTCGGTGAGCCCGGCGAAGGAGGAGACCTTGGCCCCGAGGAGACGGGCGGCGCCGATTCCGGAGACGTAGGCGAAGGCGCCGGCCAGCAGGGATAGGCAGAGTACCGGGACGATCCAGCTGACCTGATGGGAGAAGAGCGTCACGTCGACCAGCGGGGCCCGTACCGGCAGCACGCCGGTCAGATCGAGGGCGAGCAGCCCGAGGG contains:
- a CDS encoding glycosyltransferase 87 family protein, translating into MTSTLPGSATTHERRVSYRLLLVLALLGEAAMIAAISNPWHPAKASGVLSYEAAAAGFFLIGLLAFTRSRLSSRVAVWLIFAVAIGLNLLALLSGPTSSDDDFRYAWDAKVQLSGTDPYRYVPADPILLPERDAFTFPTDRPCRHRPVAADGCTQINRPDVHTIYPPVAQASFVGMRLLSFGGRGGHLPLQLTEALASLGVTLLLVRNARRRGRPLWSAAVWAWCPIAVLELANDAHIEGIAVLLSIAGVLASARGRDRAAALWVGAAIATKLYPALLLPALMRRRPGLVAGTAVGFVALSYVPHVLAVGREVIGYLPGYLQEGDYLDGGRFLLLNVVFPEAVSPYVAVLLLAAIAVAVWRRGDPQRPELGSLLMVGAFFLIATPDLSWYSLLLLALCALAVRPEWLGVVAAPTLIYLGVKLHWDPTVVGVWAYAAGGLLVAAVALGRHRSDRHGRGYEVPLLGQRVARFWQVDAR